The Saprospiraceae bacterium genome includes a window with the following:
- a CDS encoding type II toxin-antitoxin system RelE/ParE family toxin, which yields MKRLKRNIEVELLKEAEDYFLELTDKMQGKFLRAFDKTESGLKGSWFEKLNSEDGIFEFRERDQEKFYRIFAFWDGESDSKTLILCTHGLDKKTNKTPQSDIERAIKIKKQYFKDKNK from the coding sequence ATGAAGCGTTTAAAGAGAAACATAGAAGTAGAATTGCTTAAAGAAGCAGAAGATTACTTCTTAGAACTTACAGATAAAATGCAAGGAAAATTTCTTAGAGCTTTTGATAAAACCGAGTCTGGTCTAAAAGGAAGCTGGTTTGAAAAGTTGAACTCAGAAGACGGGATTTTTGAATTTAGAGAAAGAGACCAAGAGAAATTTTACAGAATATTTGCATTTTGGGATGGTGAATCTGACTCAAAAACGCTAATACTTTGTACTCACGGTTTAGATAAGAAAACAAATAAAACCCCTCAATCTGATATTGAAAGAGCGATTAAAATTAAAAAACAGTATTTTAAGGATAAAAATAAATAA
- a CDS encoding helix-turn-helix transcriptional regulator, whose amino-acid sequence MKTITLSELKDKTLGKVGTPKRDKYEQELRVEILAEQIKQLRIERKLTQEQLGELVGVQRAQISKMENNTGNVTISTLLKIFGALKAKVTFEIEKENFELV is encoded by the coding sequence ATGAAAACAATAACTTTATCAGAACTCAAAGACAAAACTCTTGGAAAGGTTGGTACACCCAAAAGAGATAAATACGAACAAGAATTAAGAGTAGAAATCTTAGCTGAACAGATCAAGCAATTGAGAATTGAACGAAAACTGACCCAAGAACAACTTGGAGAATTAGTAGGAGTCCAACGTGCCCAAATTTCTAAAATGGAGAATAACACTGGCAATGTAACAATCTCAACCTTGTTGAAAATATTTGGAGCTCTAAAAGCCAAAGTAACATTTGAAATTGAAAAGGAGAACTTTGAATTAGTCTAA
- a CDS encoding type II toxin-antitoxin system RelE/ParE family toxin encodes MATHGFDKKTNKTPKSEIKRAESIKEAYFLNKYKRNNDNSSRI; translated from the coding sequence TTGGCAACTCACGGATTTGATAAGAAAACCAATAAAACGCCAAAATCAGAGATAAAAAGAGCAGAATCAATTAAAGAAGCATATTTTTTAAATAAATATAAACGGAACAATGATAACAGTTCAAGAATTTAA
- a CDS encoding helix-turn-helix transcriptional regulator, with the protein MITVQEFKDKYLGEIGSEVRDKYEQELKVELLAEQIKQLRKERKLTQEQLGELVGVQRAQISKMENNTGNVTVATLMKIFGALKAKVTFEIEKEQFELT; encoded by the coding sequence ATGATAACAGTTCAAGAATTTAAGGATAAATATTTAGGAGAAATTGGAAGCGAAGTTCGCGACAAATACGAACAAGAACTTAAAGTTGAGCTACTAGCAGAACAAATAAAGCAATTGCGCAAAGAGCGAAAATTAACTCAAGAACAACTCGGAGAATTGGTTGGAGTCCAAAGAGCCCAAATTTCAAAAATGGAAAATAACACAGGCAACGTAACAGTCGCAACCTTGATGAAAATATTTGGAGCACTTAAGGCAAAGGTCACATTTGAAATAGAAAAGGAACAATTTGAACTAACATAA
- a CDS encoding IS21 family transposase, producing MAFKPTMMNQVKSILKDVLAGEPIKKTSRIYGVSKNTVKKYLAILKSSGIDISQLEQMSDEAFHRLFYEQPSSDTPEFYRNEKFKELLPWILNELGRHGVTRETIWRQYIIDYPTGYSYSRFCRKLKEHRTINEATIRIEHKAGYRMMVDFAGSKAQWVDARTGEVHLCEVLVTTLPYSSFTHVFAVPSQKQSDFVIAINEALKYIGGTPSVLTSDNLKSYVAKADRYEPKFTEFCSQMGSYYTMELDATRVGKPKDKANVERHVTIVYNHIYAPLRDQVFHSLDQINTAFRIRLDELNNKKMQGKSYSRRERFEQNEKVNLRPLPPSMFEVNKSTIAKVQRNYHVIVGENNHYYSVPYQYIGKSTQIIYTSHRVEIYCGTERIAIHKRDYREYAYSTLAAHMPEKHLRYQEQKGWDASYFKKKASEIGPHTLWVVQTILDSKHIVEQTYNACLGILRLADKYGKERLENASKRAATGHRATYGILQNILQNNMDKIEIPSNEQGKEDQKLPAHDNLRGPVYYSQTTLLFID from the coding sequence ATGGCATTTAAACCCACGATGATGAATCAGGTAAAATCTATTTTAAAAGATGTATTAGCCGGAGAGCCTATAAAGAAAACATCACGGATATATGGAGTATCCAAAAATACAGTAAAAAAGTATCTTGCTATTTTAAAATCATCAGGTATAGATATTTCGCAGTTAGAACAAATGTCGGATGAAGCATTTCATCGTCTCTTTTACGAACAGCCATCTTCTGACACTCCGGAATTTTATAGGAATGAAAAATTTAAAGAGCTTCTTCCGTGGATTCTAAACGAATTAGGCCGTCATGGTGTGACCAGAGAAACAATATGGAGACAATACATAATTGATTATCCGACAGGATATAGTTACAGCAGGTTCTGTCGTAAATTAAAGGAACACCGCACCATCAATGAGGCGACGATCCGCATAGAACATAAAGCCGGATATCGTATGATGGTCGATTTTGCCGGTAGTAAAGCGCAATGGGTAGATGCAAGGACTGGTGAAGTACATCTATGTGAAGTACTTGTCACCACACTGCCATATTCATCTTTCACTCATGTGTTTGCTGTACCTAGCCAGAAACAATCAGATTTTGTCATTGCCATCAACGAAGCCTTGAAATATATAGGCGGGACGCCTTCCGTATTAACCAGCGACAACCTAAAAAGTTATGTAGCCAAAGCAGACAGATATGAACCAAAGTTTACAGAGTTTTGTAGTCAAATGGGGTCATATTATACCATGGAACTGGATGCCACCAGAGTAGGTAAACCCAAAGATAAAGCCAACGTAGAGCGCCATGTCACTATCGTTTACAATCATATATATGCGCCGCTCAGAGATCAGGTATTTCATTCATTAGACCAAATCAATACCGCTTTCAGAATACGATTAGATGAGCTCAATAATAAAAAAATGCAGGGCAAGTCCTATAGCAGACGTGAGCGGTTTGAACAAAATGAGAAAGTAAATTTGCGTCCATTACCGCCTTCAATGTTTGAAGTCAATAAAAGTACAATAGCAAAAGTTCAGAGAAACTATCATGTCATTGTGGGAGAAAATAATCATTATTACAGTGTTCCATACCAATACATAGGCAAATCAACCCAGATCATATACACCAGTCACAGAGTAGAGATCTATTGCGGTACAGAACGTATCGCTATACACAAAAGAGATTATAGAGAATATGCTTATTCTACCTTGGCAGCACATATGCCGGAAAAACACCTCAGGTATCAGGAACAAAAAGGATGGGATGCCAGCTATTTTAAGAAAAAAGCATCAGAGATCGGGCCACATACTTTGTGGGTGGTACAAACGATACTGGACTCAAAACACATCGTAGAACAGACTTACAATGCATGTTTGGGTATCCTTAGGTTAGCGGATAAATATGGCAAAGAAAGGCTCGAAAATGCTTCTAAAAGGGCGGCTACAGGCCATAGAGCGACATACGGCATCTTACAAAACATCCTTCAAAATAATATGGATAAAATAGAAATCCCAAGCAATGAACAAGGAAAAGAAGACCAGAAATTACCAGCACATGACAACCTTCGTGGACCAGTCTATTACTCCCAGACAACCTTGCTATTTATCGATTAA
- a CDS encoding ATP-binding protein: protein MNTQATLQQMQKLHLTGMASAYESILKLPADAHPDTHECIATVIDAEWQHRNFTKSQMLLRLSKLRYKANLQDIIYSTERNIKKESIALMADCSFIERAQNVIITGATGSGKSFLACAICNQACLHAYRTLYFNMNRFTEQLSLAKLQGTYIKWLNQLKKADLIILDDFGLQQLDQNAKLALLQILEDRYDYKSTIIVSQLPIEHWYTFINEPTIADAILDRLLAKCFKFDLKGKSLRIKI, encoded by the coding sequence ATGAATACACAAGCAACATTGCAGCAGATGCAAAAACTTCATCTTACAGGTATGGCATCAGCCTATGAAAGCATATTAAAGCTTCCCGCAGATGCACATCCCGACACACATGAATGCATCGCTACAGTCATCGATGCAGAATGGCAACACAGAAACTTTACCAAGTCCCAAATGCTGCTCAGACTAAGTAAACTCCGATACAAAGCCAATCTGCAAGACATTATCTATTCCACAGAAAGAAATATAAAAAAAGAGAGCATTGCTCTAATGGCTGACTGTTCTTTTATCGAAAGAGCCCAAAATGTCATCATCACGGGAGCTACCGGCAGCGGCAAATCATTCCTGGCCTGTGCAATCTGCAATCAAGCTTGTCTGCACGCTTATCGTACTCTGTACTTCAATATGAATCGCTTTACCGAACAACTATCGTTAGCCAAGCTCCAAGGCACTTACATCAAATGGCTTAACCAATTAAAAAAAGCTGATCTCATCATTTTAGATGACTTCGGACTACAGCAACTCGACCAAAATGCAAAACTTGCTCTACTGCAAATACTCGAAGACAGATATGATTATAAATCTACCATCATCGTCTCACAACTCCCAATAGAACATTGGTACACATTTATAAACGAACCAACTATTGCTGATGCGATACTCGATAGATTATTAGCAAAATGCTTCAAATTTGATTTAAAAGGTAAAAGTCTGAGAATAAAAATTTAG
- a CDS encoding type II toxin-antitoxin system RelE/ParE family toxin, with protein sequence MELFEIEFLPEALEYLDEIPVKAKDKILFNMALAKSRKDPKLFKPLQDGIWYFRAKYFGNHYRIFAFWDKTDKTNTLVIATHGIIKKSDKPEKTEILKAKAIKDKYFESKK encoded by the coding sequence TTGGAACTTTTTGAGATAGAGTTTTTACCAGAAGCCTTGGAATATCTAGATGAAATTCCGGTCAAAGCAAAGGACAAAATCCTTTTCAATATGGCATTGGCAAAATCTAGGAAAGATCCGAAATTATTCAAGCCTTTACAGGATGGTATCTGGTATTTTAGAGCTAAATATTTTGGCAATCATTACAGAATTTTTGCATTTTGGGACAAAACCGATAAAACAAATACCTTAGTAATTGCAACACATGGAATCATCAAAAAAAGCGACAAACCTGAGAAGACTGAAATTTTAAAGGCAAAAGCTATAAAAGATAAATATTTTGAATCAAAAAAGTAA
- a CDS encoding helix-turn-helix transcriptional regulator, translating to MQTTSFNEVLDMHIGKRGTKKREKFEQELRIELLGDAIKKARKAKHLTQEQLGELVGVQKAQISKVENSATDARFATILKVFDALDAKVKFSVEIDEQKLMIRE from the coding sequence ATGCAAACCACAAGTTTTAATGAAGTTTTAGATATGCACATAGGTAAACGTGGAACCAAAAAGCGGGAAAAATTTGAGCAAGAGTTAAGAATCGAACTTTTAGGTGATGCAATAAAAAAAGCAAGAAAGGCGAAACATCTTACCCAAGAACAACTCGGAGAACTTGTGGGCGTTCAAAAAGCACAAATTTCAAAAGTGGAGAATTCCGCAACAGATGCCAGATTTGCAACTATTCTAAAAGTATTCGATGCTTTGGACGCAAAGGTGAAATTTAGTGTAGAAATCGACGAACAAAAATTAATGATTAGAGAATAA
- a CDS encoding response regulator transcription factor, producing the protein MTGTKNILLVDDDRSLSPLVKEYLEAKDFQCSLFHNAFDALDAFKKTAFTLCILDIRMPMKSGLELAEDLKVIQPDIPFLFLTGQTDKEDRIKGLEAGADDYITKPFSMQELYLRVQAILRRVETYSKLKSETAIFQIGRFKFNASTREISQIESKIKLSAIEARLLKMFCDSSDGIILRDTALRQIWDDENSFRERSLNVYVSKLRQYFKEDPNIEILNIHGTGYQLISK; encoded by the coding sequence ATGACAGGAACAAAAAACATACTACTGGTAGATGATGACCGATCATTGAGTCCATTAGTAAAGGAGTATCTGGAAGCAAAAGATTTTCAATGCAGTCTCTTCCATAATGCTTTTGATGCATTGGACGCTTTTAAAAAAACAGCATTCACTTTATGTATTCTGGATATCCGGATGCCTATGAAGAGTGGATTGGAACTTGCTGAAGATTTAAAAGTGATTCAGCCTGATATACCTTTCCTGTTTCTGACAGGGCAGACAGATAAAGAGGACAGAATCAAAGGATTGGAAGCCGGTGCGGACGATTACATTACCAAACCCTTCAGTATGCAGGAATTGTATCTGAGAGTGCAAGCCATTTTGCGAAGAGTGGAAACATACTCTAAACTTAAAAGTGAAACAGCAATATTTCAGATCGGTCGTTTTAAGTTCAATGCATCCACCAGAGAGATCAGTCAGATAGAGTCCAAAATAAAATTAAGTGCCATTGAAGCCCGACTTTTGAAAATGTTCTGTGATTCTTCAGATGGAATCATCCTGAGAGATACTGCTCTCAGACAAATCTGGGATGATGAAAATAGCTTTCGGGAGAGAAGCCTCAATGTATATGTAAGTAAACTCAGGCAATATTTCAAAGAAGATCCGAATATTGAGATCCTTAATATACACGGCACCGGCTATCAGCTAATTTCAAAATAG
- a CDS encoding T9SS type A sorting domain-containing protein: MIILFCFSGLSAIGQKIDAFYIGHSLSDQIPDMVKSLADDHQLNQFHWVYQSIPGAPLRWQWQRKDVNDYNTIHPHYYGFYHPEFGLPSGKFNVLVLTESVPRHWSPWGIFETYQYADSFFVYAHQYNPDIKIYLYEDWHCLKSGTPTGCHYDINSNPWRQRLSDDLPMWESVVDTLNTRYNPMNKVCMIPAGQGLIKLYDAIKDGSVPGVNDISELFSDDIHLTDQGKYFVACIHYSMLYGRSPVGLTNQLKVWWGGNFNAPTPAQALRFQEIAWETVLTYPKSCIQNLSTTDNTDAIQFDFDIYPNPVYNQIKLNYKSSEKPFQIFNIMGNLIREGIGYDVNTENLESGTYWIRIENRTKKFIRY, translated from the coding sequence TTGATAATTTTGTTTTGTTTTTCAGGTCTGTCTGCAATCGGACAGAAAATAGATGCTTTTTATATTGGACATTCATTAAGTGATCAGATACCGGATATGGTTAAATCATTGGCGGATGACCATCAGTTAAATCAGTTTCACTGGGTTTATCAATCTATACCCGGAGCACCTCTCAGATGGCAATGGCAACGCAAAGACGTGAATGACTACAATACTATTCATCCGCATTATTACGGATTTTATCATCCGGAATTTGGTTTGCCTTCCGGTAAATTTAATGTATTGGTTTTGACAGAGTCTGTTCCCAGGCATTGGAGTCCTTGGGGTATCTTTGAAACATATCAGTATGCGGACAGTTTTTTTGTTTATGCCCATCAATACAACCCGGATATAAAAATTTATCTCTATGAAGACTGGCATTGTCTGAAAAGCGGCACGCCAACCGGATGTCATTATGATATCAACTCAAACCCCTGGCGACAGAGGCTGTCTGATGATCTTCCTATGTGGGAAAGTGTTGTAGATACACTCAACACGAGATACAACCCAATGAATAAAGTTTGCATGATTCCGGCAGGGCAGGGGCTTATAAAGCTTTATGACGCTATAAAGGATGGTTCTGTTCCGGGAGTAAATGACATCAGTGAATTGTTTAGTGACGATATACATTTGACAGATCAGGGAAAATATTTTGTAGCCTGTATTCATTATTCAATGCTTTATGGCCGTAGTCCGGTGGGATTGACTAATCAGTTAAAAGTGTGGTGGGGTGGAAACTTTAATGCTCCAACACCTGCGCAAGCTCTTCGTTTTCAGGAAATAGCATGGGAGACGGTATTGACTTATCCCAAATCCTGTATACAAAATTTATCAACGACAGATAATACGGATGCTATTCAGTTTGACTTTGATATATACCCCAATCCTGTTTACAATCAAATAAAATTGAATTATAAAAGCAGCGAAAAACCTTTTCAGATATTCAATATAATGGGAAATCTTATTAGAGAGGGAATTGGGTATGACGTAAATACAGAAAATCTGGAATCAGGCACCTATTGGATCAGGATAGAAAATCGCACCAAAAAATTTATTAGATATTAA
- a CDS encoding PKD domain-containing protein — MLNTLYQISLFCLLGFINGYSQTGQNPCIYLAYEGFDYNTGSPIQGQSGGTGWQFPWLVQNEDITIPGFQNIQNSIIFDELVSIGNRGSGGRAYLTMGRRLQTAPSGPFSNYVASNENGIGTSRGDTLWYSVLLNKPIANDQEVYTVLHNDNLPYYHNSPGNQQIGVGYFGTESNVSGQRRWSLRLGNNYYHTSLTTNNTVFIVLRIIFGASDTDVALFINPTQLGASGPPMSPIIQQSTGNLNVIRSLSVYLGNDPGNGHLDEVRFASSYACVAPDSETVINLPPVSIFTMSAQSGQSPLNINFNADNSYDPENGEISYSWNFGDGSPAQTGINPSHTFDALGIFNVSLSVTDNLGLSHVSYQTITVLDENNTFPCQTTVTCLQMSSCQTANGIIRVNAGNNNFQLRNENNIVIPPSFNNEFHQLAVGTYFLTVAGNNSVCSDTFEIFMRTDSTTCQNWQPEICAMELGTNMSSFADWSFERPMKNLFKHIRNQILTFSDTSTCWDCEVGNQLNLDSNGYPIGIPQTTSIGTTMVRYILSAEGGNLRQDSIYILLYDGTGTITLNGGLEQLSSGPGRIVFRPLNNGNIWIHILFSDSNNHIRNFRLVRPQHEFSDLINDPFYEPFIDKISPFNLLRFMDWGETNNSPLVSWSDRNHTANFTYSGHGGVPYEIMIQLANFTEQDIWICVPHQADDDFVMQMATLFKNNLNSKSKIYLEYSNEVWNWIFQQAHYNDNNRPMNLSYGRAMAEKARRIFRIWHEVFAGQECRVKRVLGIQAGFNGLNEQILSQIPQDEWDFGSPTHYFGLDHSPQANPELTGSSTVQDVMLNAQNSWNSFKSTVKRDYNNIHVFGKEVITYEGGQHFVGNAFGGTYPYQNAMYAAQYSPEMYNMYRNMLDTIRSWDCKLATNFSLAGVQESIFGSWGVLNDIDQTPPFQNTSPKYQIHLDQALTQECNRRINWRGEKSTLWSDPCNWDKSRVPDQNSDVIIGGATVHQPEVDIHAYSKSVNVLINAVLTVLGGFTLEVLNE; from the coding sequence ATGTTAAACACACTATATCAGATATCCCTATTTTGTCTCCTGGGATTCATAAACGGATATTCGCAAACAGGACAAAATCCTTGCATTTATCTCGCCTATGAAGGTTTTGATTATAATACGGGAAGTCCGATACAAGGTCAATCCGGCGGCACAGGATGGCAATTCCCATGGTTAGTTCAAAATGAAGATATCACCATTCCGGGCTTTCAAAATATCCAGAATTCAATAATTTTTGATGAATTAGTCAGTATTGGCAACCGAGGCTCCGGAGGCAGAGCATATTTGACAATGGGGCGAAGACTCCAAACAGCACCATCCGGCCCGTTTTCAAACTATGTTGCTTCAAATGAAAATGGCATAGGTACATCCAGAGGGGATACACTTTGGTACAGTGTATTATTGAACAAACCGATTGCCAATGATCAGGAAGTTTACACTGTTTTGCATAATGACAACCTTCCATACTATCACAACAGTCCAGGGAATCAACAAATAGGAGTAGGATATTTTGGTACTGAATCAAATGTCAGTGGACAAAGAAGATGGTCATTAAGATTGGGGAACAATTATTATCATACTTCCCTCACCACCAATAATACGGTATTTATTGTACTTAGGATTATCTTTGGAGCATCAGATACCGATGTCGCTTTGTTCATTAACCCAACTCAACTCGGTGCTTCAGGTCCGCCCATGTCACCAATTATACAACAATCTACCGGTAATTTAAATGTTATCAGAAGTTTGTCTGTTTACCTCGGTAATGATCCCGGCAACGGACATTTGGATGAGGTGAGATTTGCTTCATCTTATGCTTGTGTTGCTCCTGATTCAGAGACAGTAATCAATCTGCCTCCCGTTTCTATCTTTACCATGTCCGCACAATCGGGTCAGTCACCTTTGAACATAAATTTTAATGCTGACAATTCCTACGATCCGGAAAACGGAGAAATTTCATACTCCTGGAACTTTGGAGATGGCTCTCCTGCACAAACCGGGATAAACCCATCCCACACCTTTGATGCCTTAGGAATCTTTAATGTATCTTTGTCAGTTACAGACAATTTGGGTCTCTCACATGTGAGTTATCAGACAATAACAGTATTGGATGAAAACAATACATTCCCATGTCAGACCACTGTAACCTGTCTTCAAATGTCCTCCTGTCAGACAGCCAACGGAATTATAAGAGTTAATGCAGGAAATAACAATTTTCAACTTAGAAATGAAAATAATATAGTCATCCCACCTTCTTTTAACAATGAATTTCATCAATTAGCTGTTGGGACATATTTTCTGACGGTAGCAGGAAATAATTCAGTCTGTTCGGATACATTTGAAATTTTTATGCGGACAGACAGTACTACCTGCCAGAATTGGCAACCTGAAATTTGTGCTATGGAACTGGGCACCAACATGTCGTCTTTCGCTGATTGGTCTTTTGAGCGCCCTATGAAAAATCTTTTCAAGCACATCAGAAATCAGATACTTACTTTTTCAGATACAAGCACTTGCTGGGATTGTGAAGTCGGAAATCAACTGAACCTGGATTCCAACGGATACCCGATAGGAATCCCACAAACTACATCGATTGGCACAACCATGGTGAGGTATATTCTTTCCGCAGAAGGAGGCAATCTGAGACAGGATTCTATTTATATTTTATTGTATGACGGAACCGGTACTATTACTTTAAACGGAGGTTTGGAACAATTATCATCCGGGCCGGGCCGGATTGTATTCAGACCATTGAATAACGGAAATATCTGGATACATATCCTATTTTCTGATTCAAATAATCACATCAGAAATTTCAGATTGGTGAGACCGCAACATGAATTTTCTGACTTGATAAATGACCCTTTTTATGAGCCTTTTATTGATAAAATCAGTCCATTTAACTTATTACGTTTTATGGATTGGGGTGAGACAAACAATAGCCCATTAGTTAGTTGGAGTGACCGAAATCATACAGCAAATTTTACGTATTCAGGTCACGGAGGGGTACCTTACGAAATTATGATTCAGCTTGCAAACTTCACTGAGCAGGATATCTGGATCTGCGTGCCGCATCAGGCGGATGATGATTTTGTGATGCAAATGGCGACACTTTTTAAAAACAATCTGAATTCAAAATCTAAAATTTATCTGGAATACTCTAATGAAGTCTGGAACTGGATTTTCCAACAAGCGCATTACAACGATAACAACAGACCGATGAACCTTTCTTACGGAAGAGCGATGGCTGAAAAAGCCCGCAGAATATTCAGAATATGGCATGAAGTTTTTGCCGGTCAGGAATGCAGGGTCAAACGTGTATTGGGGATTCAGGCAGGATTTAATGGATTGAATGAGCAAATACTATCCCAAATACCGCAGGATGAGTGGGACTTTGGATCACCGACACATTACTTTGGCCTGGATCATAGTCCACAGGCTAATCCTGAGCTTACTGGCTCAAGTACTGTTCAGGATGTAATGTTGAATGCTCAAAATAGTTGGAATTCTTTTAAATCAACCGTAAAAAGAGACTATAATAACATTCATGTATTTGGAAAAGAAGTTATTACGTATGAAGGAGGCCAGCATTTTGTGGGGAATGCATTTGGTGGGACTTATCCTTATCAGAATGCAATGTACGCTGCACAGTATAGTCCCGAAATGTATAATATGTACAGAAATATGCTCGATACCATTCGAAGCTGGGATTGTAAACTCGCTACCAATTTTAGTCTTGCGGGTGTACAGGAGAGTATTTTCGGCTCTTGGGGTGTTTTGAATGATATAGATCAGACACCACCATTTCAGAATACTTCTCCAAAATACCAAATCCATCTGGATCAGGCTCTTACCCAGGAATGTAACAGACGAATCAATTGGCGGGGAGAAAAATCAACCTTGTGGAGTGACCCCTGTAATTGGGATAAGAGTCGCGTACCGGATCAAAATAGTGATGTAATTATTGGAGGAGCGACAGTTCATCAACCTGAAGTAGATATACATGCTTATTCAAAATCTGTCAATGTATTGATAAATGCTGTGTTGACTGTTTTGGGAGGTTTCACGCTGGAAGTATTGAATGAATAA
- the crtI gene encoding phytoene desaturase, with translation MPKNKNIGIIGSGVAGLATAIRLALDGNEVTVYEKNIYPGGKLTNFESDGFQFDAGPSLFTQPQNIEELFSLAGKNINQYFKYISQEVACSYFFESGKTLKAYTDSSKFADELHAELGEDREKVLSYLKDSADAYFNIGHIFLNKSLQKFSTWIHSDILKALKSTKLSYLFSSLNQYNQHHFSTVEAVQIFNRFATYNGSNPYTAPAMLSMIPHLEQNEGTFYPLGGMISITNALYLLAQELGVHFNFNNNVETIVHKDSQVKGLISHEKFYAHDLIVSNIDVYYTYKKLLNNSAVAGKIAKQERSSSAIIYYWGINKSFDNLGLHNIFFSNDYKDEFDHIFKKKSLCNDPTIYVNITSKIDKSHAPPNKENWFVMVNTPNDSGQNWEELREKCKKSVIEKMNSLLNIDIESCIQTEAYLDPTMIDLKTGSYTGSLYGTSSNNRFAAFLRHANWSKDIKGLYFVGGSVHPGGGIPLCLKSAKITSDIIKNDYTL, from the coding sequence ATGCCAAAAAACAAAAACATAGGTATCATCGGTAGCGGTGTTGCAGGACTTGCGACAGCTATCAGGCTGGCATTGGATGGAAATGAAGTCACAGTTTATGAAAAAAACATTTATCCCGGAGGTAAATTAACCAATTTTGAATCAGATGGGTTTCAATTTGATGCAGGCCCTTCATTGTTTACACAGCCCCAAAATATAGAAGAGCTTTTCAGTCTTGCAGGCAAGAACATCAATCAGTATTTTAAATATATCTCTCAGGAAGTGGCCTGTTCATATTTTTTTGAAAGTGGGAAGACTTTAAAAGCATACACTGACAGCAGCAAATTTGCAGATGAACTTCACGCTGAATTGGGCGAAGACAGAGAAAAAGTACTCTCATATCTTAAAGATTCAGCAGATGCATATTTTAACATAGGCCATATTTTTTTAAATAAATCACTCCAAAAATTCAGTACCTGGATACATTCTGACATTCTGAAGGCACTGAAAAGCACTAAGCTGAGTTATCTGTTTTCTTCATTAAACCAATATAATCAGCATCATTTTTCCACTGTGGAAGCGGTCCAGATATTCAATAGATTTGCAACGTACAATGGCAGCAACCCATATACTGCTCCTGCCATGTTGAGCATGATTCCGCATCTGGAACAAAACGAGGGTACATTTTACCCTTTGGGAGGAATGATCAGTATTACAAATGCACTTTATCTGCTTGCTCAGGAACTGGGTGTTCATTTTAATTTTAACAACAATGTTGAGACAATAGTACATAAAGATTCTCAGGTAAAAGGACTGATTTCCCACGAAAAATTTTATGCTCACGATTTAATAGTTTCCAATATTGATGTTTATTATACTTACAAAAAACTACTCAATAATAGTGCAGTAGCCGGAAAGATAGCAAAGCAGGAAAGGAGTAGCAGTGCCATAATTTACTATTGGGGAATCAACAAAAGCTTTGATAATTTAGGATTACACAATATCTTTTTCAGCAATGATTACAAAGATGAATTTGATCACATTTTTAAAAAGAAATCACTATGCAATGATCCTACAATCTATGTGAATATAACTTCAAAAATTGATAAATCACATGCTCCTCCAAATAAAGAAAATTGGTTTGTCATGGTAAACACACCCAATGATTCGGGCCAGAATTGGGAAGAATTGAGGGAGAAGTGTAAAAAATCAGTCATAGAAAAAATGAACAGCCTGCTAAATATAGATATTGAATCGTGTATCCAAACAGAAGCGTATCTCGATCCAACCATGATTGATCTTAAAACAGGAAGTTATACGGGGAGCTTGTATGGAACCAGCAGCAACAACAGATTTGCTGCATTTCTCCGGCATGCCAACTGGTCTAAAGACATAAAAGGACTTTATTTCGTTGGTGGGAGTGTTCATCCCGGCGGAGGTATCCCCTTATGTCTGAAAAGTGCCAAAATTACTTCAGATATAATTAAAAATGACTATACGTTATGA